In Leptolyngbya sp. NIES-2104, the genomic window TTAGTCTGAGCGATCGCGAAAGTCACGCAAATCTGCTTCAGTCCACCCCATACGAGGAAGTCCCGCATGAGTGCAGCATTGGTTGAATGGATCACCAAGACGATGGAGTCGCTTGGCTATTTGGGAATCGGATTTCTGATGTTTGCCGAGAATTTGTTTCCGCCGATTCCATCGGAGTTGATCATGCCGCTGGCTGGATTTACCGTGTCGAAAGGGCAGATGAATTTTCAGTATGCGGTACTGGCGGGAGTCGTTGGAACGATTCTTGGAACACTGCTTTGGTACTACGGTGGGCTGTTTATCGGGGAAAAACGGATTCGGGAACTTGCCGATCGCTATGGCAAATGGATCGGGGTGACGGGCAACGATATTGATAAAGTGAATCGCTGGTTTTATCGACACGGAACGAAAGCAGTTTTATTCGGGCGATTGGTACCAGGGGTGCGGACATTGATTTCGCTGCCTGCGGGCATTAGTGGAATGCGGTTGATGCCATTTTTGGTGTATTCCACGATCGGCACGACGGTTTGGACGTTTGCTCTGACTTACGCTGGATATGTTTTAGGAGACAATTACGAACTGGTCGATGAATATCTTGCGCCTGTTTCTAAAGTTGTTCTAGCAATTCTGGTGGTTGTGTTTATTGTTTGGCTGGTGCGGCGACGGCAGAAGAATTCATAAGTTTTAATCGAATTTTCGGATTCGTCTTCCATTCCGGCAATCTCTATTTTCAAGGGAACAGATTCGGGTGAAAACTCTTCCAGAAAGAAGACTCCTAGCTATTTCACAAGAAGCATACTGTGTCGGCTCAGCGGTTTTACGATAAACACGGACGAAACGCGATCGTACTGGCGGGAATTGGCGCGATGAACTATCGGGCGTTCTTTTCGTTTAATGTGGTTGGGGGATTGATGTGGACGTTTGGATTGACGATACTGGGCTATTGACTTGGTGCGCTGATTCCAGACGTGGATCAATATCTTCTCTCGATCGTGTTCGTGATCATTGTGGTTTCGCTCTTACCCTCGATTTTTCACATCTACCAGGAACATAAATCTAACCAACCTTGAAACAGCGTTCTAACTACTGGCAGCTTGTCCCCTATATTCGTCCCCAATGGCGCACGATCGTTTATGCGTTGATGTGTGCGATCGTGTTTGCAGTGACATGGCCCGTTCTCGCATTTTTTGCCCAGAAAATGGCACTCTTCATTGGTGAAGGGCGAATTGCAGCGATCGCAGAAACGGCAGTCTATGTGATTCTGATTTGGGGCGCACAGAAGTTTGCACAGTACGGACAAGAAACGCTGATTGCAAAGGCGGCATTATCGATCGCGATGGAATTGAGAAATCGAACATTCGCGCATATTCAGCGATTGAGTTTGGCGTATTTTGAAACGGTGCAAACCGGGGATTTGTCGTATCGCCTGACGGAAGATGTCGATCGTATCGGTGAAGTCGTTCAAAAGCTGTTTAGTCAGTTTGTGCCGAATGTGCTGAAACTGCTGGCGACATTGGGCACGATGCTTTACTTTAACTGGCAGTTGACGTTGGCGACGTTTATTGTGGCTCCGCTGTTGGCATTTTTGACCGCTTGGTTTGGCGAGAAGATGCGAAAGCTGTCTTATCGGAGTCAGAGCCGGATTTCGGATTTGTCAGCGATGTTGATTGAAATGTTGAGCGGCGTGAGATTGGTGCGGGCGTTTGCGGCGGAAGAGTATGCGATCGAGCAGTTTAGCCGGGGATCAGAGCGCAATCGTCAAGCAAGATACGCCACAGAACGCCTCAGAGCAATTCAGTACCCGGTTCAAGGCTTCTTAGATGCGATCGGGATTGTTATTCTTTTACTGGTTGGAACTTGGCAGATTTCCCAAGGTAATTTAACTCCAGATGCCTTTGTTGGGTTTGTAGCAGCCGTGGCGATGTTGTTTGAGCCGATTAGTACGGTGACGCTGAACTATAACGAGTTCAAGCAGGGAGAAGCGTCGGTCGATCGCGTGTTTGAACTGTTGCAGATTCGACCGTCGATCGCAGAAAGTTCCGATGCTCAAGAGTTATCGCCTGTTGTTGGCAGAATCGAATTTGAAAATGTCAGTTTCGCGTACCGTCCCGATCGCCCGGTTCTACAAGATTTGAATTTACGAGTTTTGCCGGGTGAAATGGTCGCGTTAGTGGGCGCATCGGGAGCCGGAAAAACAACGTTAGTGAATCTGATTCCGCGATTTTATGACCCGCAGCAAGGCAATATTTGGATTGATGGCACGAATATTCGCGATGTGACGTTGAAAAGTTTGCGGCATCAGATCGGGATTGTGCCACAGGAAACAACGTTATTTACGGGCACGATCGCGCAAAATATCGCGTTTGGACAACTCGATTTCGATCTCAAAGCAGTGCAAGCAGCGGCGAAGATTGCAAACGCGCATCAGTTTATTAGTCAGTTTCCCGATGGCTATGAGACTTGGGTCGGGGAACGGGGTGTGAATTTATCGGGGGGACAGCGGCAGAGATTAGCGATCGCTCGTGCAGTCCTATTAAATCCGAGAATTCTGATTCTCGATGAGGCGACTTCTGCACTAGATTCAGAA contains:
- a CDS encoding DedA family protein — translated: MSAALVEWITKTMESLGYLGIGFLMFAENLFPPIPSELIMPLAGFTVSKGQMNFQYAVLAGVVGTILGTLLWYYGGLFIGEKRIRELADRYGKWIGVTGNDIDKVNRWFYRHGTKAVLFGRLVPGVRTLISLPAGISGMRLMPFLVYSTIGTTVWTFALTYAGYVLGDNYELVDEYLAPVSKVVLAILVVVFIVWLVRRRQKNS
- a CDS encoding ABC transporter ATP-binding protein; this translates as MKQRSNYWQLVPYIRPQWRTIVYALMCAIVFAVTWPVLAFFAQKMALFIGEGRIAAIAETAVYVILIWGAQKFAQYGQETLIAKAALSIAMELRNRTFAHIQRLSLAYFETVQTGDLSYRLTEDVDRIGEVVQKLFSQFVPNVLKLLATLGTMLYFNWQLTLATFIVAPLLAFLTAWFGEKMRKLSYRSQSRISDLSAMLIEMLSGVRLVRAFAAEEYAIEQFSRGSERNRQARYATERLRAIQYPVQGFLDAIGIVILLLVGTWQISQGNLTPDAFVGFVAAVAMLFEPISTVTLNYNEFKQGEASVDRVFELLQIRPSIAESSDAQELSPVVGRIEFENVSFAYRPDRPVLQDLNLRVLPGEMVALVGASGAGKTTLVNLIPRFYDPQQGNIWIDGTNIRDVTLKSLRHQIGIVPQETTLFTGTIAQNIAFGQLDFDLKAVQAAAKIANAHQFISQFPDGYETWVGERGVNLSGGQRQRLAIARAVLLNPRILILDEATSALDSESEALVQEALERIMQGRTVFIIAHRLATVRRVDRILVMEKGRVVEAGTHQELIAEGGRYARFYAQQFS